In the genome of Ensifer sp. WSM1721, the window TCGTCGGCACCTTTCCGATCGCCGTCGTCGATCGGCCGGGCTCGACGCTTGCCTACCTCTCGTCACGCATGGCGAGAACCTTCGGCCACGCGCGCGTCGACGAAGACGATGCGGGAACGCTGGCCTTTCGCCGTGCACCGGCCTGGACCTTCATCCATGGGCCGCGCTCGCCTCTGAGCTCGACGGCGCTGCGCTCTACAGCGCCGCGCGTCTCGTCAGACGCGCAAAGGTCGCTGTAGTTCTTTGAATTGCTGTATGTTCTTCCCCATAAATCGGCTTCGATTTAAGCGAACATGCAACAGCCAAATCAGGGTGATTTCCCATGATTCAATTCTCGTGTCTTGAAACCTTATAGGTTTGGTGCCTACATTTACGGACGGTTCGACCTGAAGCTCGAATCGAAAGTGCTTGTTCTGTTCATTTGGAAAGGAAAGACCCTGACAACAGCACACGCCAAGGGATATGCGGTCTCCGCATTCCCGCGCCGCGCGGAAGCAAGCGACGAAGCCGCTGTCCGTGCGCTTCAACTGGTCCTCGAAAGCCTAGAGGACTCAAAGGCAGAAAATATCGTTACCATCGACATTGCCGGAAAATCGGCGCTGGGAGACTTCATGGTCGTCGTCTCCGGGCGATCGAACAGGCATGTGATGGCTATTGCCGACCACTTGATAACGGACCTGAAGGACGACGGCTTCGGCAACGCCCGCGTCGAAGGTCTCGAGGGTGGTGACTGGGTGCTGATCGACACCGGCGATGTGATCGTTCACATCTTCCGGCCGGAAATCCGCGAGTTCTACAACATCGAAAAGATGTGGGCGGCTCCGGAGATCGAGGACGGCACCCTGCACTGAGACGCGCCGCCCGATCCTGACCCATCGTCTCGGGACGGAGCGGCGACCAGTGCCGAACTTGAAATGCGGCTGTCATCGCCGATGAGCGGTGGCAGGCACAGCGGCGCGCGTTGACCAGGCGCGAGAAAGTCGCTGCCGCACTTTTACGTCCTGCATGTTTGTTGGGGACAGATCGGTCATGCGTATCGGACTTTTCGCAGTCGGCCGCCTGAAGGCGGGGCCGGAAAAGGATCTCGCGGGCCGCTATCTCGACCGTTTCGCAAAGGCCGGACCGGCCGTCGGCCTTGAACTCGCACGCGTCGTGGAAGTGAATGAAAGCCGTGCCGCCAACGCGGAAACACGCAAGCGCGAGGAGGCCGCCCAGCTTGAAAAGGCGCTCGCCGATGGCAGCCTGCTCGTGCTCCTCGACGAACGCGGCAAGACGCTCGATTCGGAAGCCTTCGCCAGCCTCCTCGGCACGTTCCGAGATAGCGGCAAACGCGACCTGATGATCGCGATCGGCGGAGCCGACGGCCTCGACCCGGCGCTCCATTCGCGCGCCGACTCCGTGCTGTGTCTCGGCAAAATGACCTGGCCGCACCAGCTCGTGCGCATTCTCATCGCCGAGCAGCTTTACCGCGCGGTGACCATCCTCTCGGGCCATCCTTATCATCGAGCGTGAACGACTTTGAGTGGCCTCCCCTCATCCGGCCTGCATTCCGCCTGCCTCCGCCCACGAACGAGCAGCGCCGCTCACCGCCCCTCTCGCAGCAATAACGAGAATATGTATTGGTGCGCCCAGCCAAATCAGATTAGGGTTTCCTAACTTTTTGACGCATGAGTCTGGATGAGACCTCAAAGAAATAGAGCCGATTTGGTGCCGGGTGCGCGCTGTGGGCGGCGGATCGGCCGCGGCACTGCGATCGCGGCGGTGTTCCTGTCCATGATCGGTCCGGCCATAGCTCAGGACACGAATGTCGGCGCTCCTGCCGATACGAATGCCGTGAAGCAGGGCCCCCCCGATCCGACCGCCGATCTCAAGCTGCGGCGCGACAGCACGGCGAGCGAACTCGAGGCTCTGTCGAAGACGATCTCGCTTTCACGCGAGCGCGCCGAGTCCCTCGAAAAGACCATCGCCGAGATCGACAAGAGCAACGAGGCGTTGCGTGCGGCGCTCGTCGAGTCGGCCAAGAAGCGGCAGGAGCTGGATCGCCAGATTGCCGATGGCGAAAGGAAGCTCGGCGATCTCCGGGTGAAGGAAGATGTGGTGCGCCGTTCGCTGCGCGGTCGGCGCGGCGTGCTTGCTGAAGTGCTTGCCGCCCTGCAGCGGATGGGTCGCAACCCGCCGCCGGCGGTCCTGGTGACGCCGGAGGACGCGCTTGCCTCCGTCCGCAGCGCCATTCTGCTCGGCGCCGTCGTTCCGGAAATACGCGAACAAACCGAAAGTCTGGTCGCCGACCTAAAGGCGCTCGCCAACATCCGGAGCGGTATCGCGACCCAGCGCGGGGAACTGACGGCGGCGATGACCGCCAGCCTCGAAGAAGAACGGCGCATGTCGATGCTCGTTGCCGAAAAGGAAAAGCTGCGGCAGCAGAACGCGACCGAATTGGCGGCCGAACAGCGCAAGGCCGAGGAGCTTGCCTTGCAGGCCACCAATCTCGAGGGCCTGATCGCCTCGCTCGAAACCGAGATCTCCTCGGTGCGCGAAGCGTCCGCGGCCGCCCGCGCCGAAGAAGAGGAGCGCCGGCGGATGAACGAAGCCGAGCGCGAGGCGGCGCGCGAGCTCGCCAAGAGCGCCGTGCCCGACAAAAACCGCATTGCGCCTGCATATGTCTTTTCGGAATTGCGGGAGAGGCTCAGCTATCCCGCCGCGGGGTCGCTTGTACGTCGTTTCGGCGACGCGGACGGCACCGGACACTCGCTGCAGGGGATCATGCTCGAAACCAATGCAGGCGCGCTGGTGACTACGCCGGCGGATGGGTGGGTGGTCTATGCCGGCAGTTTCCGCAGCTACGGGCAGATGATCATCCTCAATCCCGGCGACGGCTATCACATCGTGCTCGCCGGAATGGAAAGCGTCAGCGTGCGCCCGGGGCAATTCGTCGTGGCCGGCGAGCCGGTTGCGACCATGGGTGCAAAAAGAGTGGCGAGTGCGGCGGCCTTGACGCTGGAAACGGACCGGCCGACACTTTACATTGAGTTCCGGAAAGACGGGAAACCGGTTGATTCCCGACCGTGGTGGACCGTAGCAGAGGTTGGAAAGGCGCGAAATGATACGTAGAGCTTCACTTGTTCTGGTCGGGGCGCTGATGGGGGCGACGGCAATGGGCGTCGTCTATTCGGCAACCATCCCGGCCGTGGCGGCGAATTCGTCGACATACCGGGAACTGGCGATCTTCGGCGACGTGTTTGAACGCGTCCGCGCGCAGTACGTGACGCCGCCGCAGGATGACAAGCTGATCGAGAATGCCATCAACGGCATGCTCTCGTCCCTTGATCCCCATTCGAGCTACATGAACTCGGCCGACGCCGAGGACATGCGCACGCAGACGCGCGGCGAGTTCGGTGGCCTCGGAATCGAGGTGACGATGGAAGAGGATCTCGTCAAGGTGACGAGCCCGATCGACGATACGCCCGCCGCACGCGCCGGCGTGCTTGCCGGCGACTTCATCTCCAAGATCGATGGCCAGGACGTGCGCGGCCTGAAACTCGAGGAAGCGGTCGACAAGATGCGCGGTGCCGTCGGCACGCCGATCAAGCTGACGATCCTCCGTAAGGGTGCCGACAAGCCGATCGAGCTGACGATCGTGCGCGACGTGATCGCCGTCCGCGCTGTCAAGGTCCGCACCGAGGGCGATGTTGGCTATCTCAGGGTAATCTCCTTCACCGAAAAGACCTTCGACGACCTGAAGAAGGGCATCGAAAAGATCAAGGCCGAAGTGCCGGCAGACAAGCTCAAGGGCTATGTCCTCGACCTGCGCCTCAATCCGGGCGGCCTGCTCGATCAGGCGATCAACGTCTCCGACGCCTTCCTGGAGCGCGGCGAGGTGGTCTCGACCCGCGGCCGCAACCCGGACGAGACCCGCCGCTTCAACGCGACGCCCGGCGATCTTGCCGACGGCAAGCCGGTTATCGTGCTCGTCAACGGCGGCTCGGCATCGGCATCGGAGATCGTCGCGGGAGCTCTTCAGGATCTGAAGCGCGCGACCGTGCTCGGCACACGCTCCTTCGGTAAGGGCTCCGTCCAGACGATCATCCCGCTCGGCGATGCCGGCGCACTGCGCCTGACGACGGCGCTCTATTACACGCCGTCCGGCAAGTCGATTCAGGGCACCGGCATCACACCGGACGTCAAGGTCGAGCAGCCGCTGCCGCCGGAACTCCTGGGCAAGGTGGAGGCGCAGGGCGAATCCAACCTGCGCGGCCATATTCCGGGCCAGAACGAGACGGACGAAGGCTCCGGTTCGGTCGCCTACGTGCCGCCGGAAGCCAAGGACGACATCCAGCTCAACTATGCGCTGGACCTCTTGCGCGGCAAGAAGACGGACCCGGCCTTCCCGGCCAATCCGGAGCAGGCCGAGCTCAAGAAATAAGGCCGACCGAGAACTGACAAGGAGGCGCCGGGCTGTTCAACCCGGCGCCTTTCTATTATGCATCGGCGATACAGCCGGATATGCGATGATTCTCCACGAAACGTCCGTTTCTACCGGTGACTTTGCTGGGGATGGTCGAGGGAATGTGCACGGATTTCCTGTCGCTGGTTTTTCGAATCGGCCGCGATGACCGACGGGCGATTCAGGCCCGATCTACAGCGCCGTGCGTCTTTTCAGACGCACAAAGGACGCTGTAGCACTTTGAATGGCTGCATGTTTTTGTCCTTAAATGAAGGAAACATGCAGTAAGCTCGACCGAGGCTCCGTTTGGGAACTGATCTCAATGCCCCGCTTGGCCAGAACCGGAAGGAGAAGCCGGCGCGCAAGCGCGATCTCGGACGCGTCCTTCGCTATTCGGGATTGAGCCTGGGCGCTCTTGCCGTCGTCGGATTTTCCGTGTGGAGTGCCCTTTTCCCCGACGGCTTGAGGCGAAGGCCTGCGACGCCGGCAGCAACGGAAGCGATCGCTGTCGCCGACGAGAAACCGGCCGCGGGGGAACCGGACAGAGGGAAAGACACCGGAGCGCTCGGCCGCAGCGGCGCGCTCGCCGGCGCCCATGTCGAGAAGGTGCTGACCGACGACGGCGCGACGGTGACGAAATACACGCCGCGATCGCGCGAAAGCGACGGGCCGGCGCTGATCAATGTCGGGCCACGCGGCCAGGACCCGCGCATGGCGGCGCTTCCGAACGAGGATCTACTGGAGGACGGCCCGGGCCGCCTGCCGATCATCGGCCCGGACGGCTTACGACCGATGGACCAATATGCGCGCCCCTGGTCCGGCGCGCGTGGCACCCGCATCGCGATCGTCGTCGGCGGGCTCGGCCTCAGCCAGACAGGAACGCAGCGCGCCATCCGCGACCTGCCGCCGGAAGTGACGCTCGCCTTTGCCGCGGCCGGCAACAGCCTGCGGCGCTGGATGCAGGATGCGAGGCGCGACGGGCACGAGATCCTGCTGCAGGTGCCGATGGAACCCTTCGACTTTCCGAACAACGATCCGGGGCCGCATGCGCTCAGCGTATCCGCGGGCGCCAAGAAGAACCTCGCGGAACTGCACCGGAGCATGGGCCAGATCACCAACTACACCGGGATCATGAACTATCTCGGCGGGCGGTTTCTCTCCGACGCGGATGCACTGGAGCCCGTGATGCGCGATCTCGGCAAGCGTGGCCTCCTGTTCCTCGACGACGGCACGTCGGCGCAGTCGCTTTCCGGAACTCTTGCCGGCGCCTTCGACGTGCCGCACGGCTTCGCCGATCTCGTTCTCGACGGCGAACTCAGCCGGAGTGCCATCCTGCGCAGGCTCGACGAACTGGAGCGCATTGCGCGGCGTAATGGCACGGCGATCGGCGTCGCTTCCGCCTTCGAGGAAAGCGTCGCGGCGATCGGCGACTGGATGGAGGAGTCCCAAGGACGCGGCATCGAATTCGTCGGGGTGGCGGCGCTCGTCAAGGATCCGCAACAAAATTGAGATACTGCATGTTTCCTCAAATCGCATCCGATTTAAGGATAAAAACATGCAGCACTTCAAAATGTTACACCGACCTTTGCGCGTCTGATAAGACGTGCGGCGCTGTAACCGAAGGCCGCGGACACAGCTAAGGAAAAAATGGATATGGGTAAGGATAAGGACAGGATTTTGAAGGCGGAGGACTTACCCTACCGGCCGTGCGTCGGCGCCATGGTCCTCAATCATGAAGGCCTCGTCTGGGCAGGGCACCGGCTTGCCGTCGGCAATTCGGAATATGACGGCTCGCCGCAGCTCTGGCAGATGCCGCAAGGCGGCATCGACGACGGCGAGGACCCGCTGAAAGCTGCCTATCGCGAGCTTTACGAGGAGACCGGCATTCGCTCGGTTTCGCTCATCGCCGAGGCGCCGGACTGGATCAATTACGACCTGCCGCCGCACCTGATCGGCATCGGCCTCAAAGGCAAATATCGCGGCCAGAGGCAGCGCTGGTATGCCTTCCGCTTCGAAGGGGATGAAAGCGAGATCGCCATCAATCCGCCGCCCGGCGGCCACGATCCGGAATTCGACGCCTGGGAATGGAAGCCGATGCACGAGCTGCCTGGGTTGATCGTGCCCTTCAAGCGCAAGGTCTATGAACAGGTCGTCGCGGCTTTTTCCCACCTGGTGCGCTGAGTAGTTAAAGAGGAAAGCTTGCGGGCATCTCGGCCCACCCACATGCGCGCCCCTCACCCTCTCTGTCATCGATGAAGAAAAGAGCGCCGCGCGCCTGAGCGGCACGCGGCGCTCGCAATCGAAGAGACTTACTGCATGTTTCCTTAAATCGTACCCGATTTAAGGATAAAAACATGCAGCAATTCAAAGTGCTACAGCGTCTTTTGTGCGTCTAAAAGGTCGCACGGCGCTGTAGCGCTTACTCGGCTTCGTCGGCCGACGCGGCGTTGAGTTGGCCGTATTTCTCCTCGCCGATCTTGTCGAGCAGGTCGAGCTGGGTCTCCAGGAAATCGATATGGCCCTCCTCGTCGGCGAGCAGTTCTTCGAAGAGCTTCATCGAGACATAGTCGCCGGCGGCGTGACAGATATCGCGGGAGTTCTTGTAGGCCGTGCGGGCGTCGTATTCGCCGGCGAGGTCGGCCTTCAGCACTTCCCTGACATTCTGCCCGATGCGAAGCGGTGCGACGGTCTGCAGGTTCGGATGACCTTCGAGGAAGATGATGCGCGCGATCAGCTTGTCGGCGTGGTGCATCTCCTCGATGGACTCGGCGCGCTCCTTCTTGGCGAGCAGCGTGTAACCCCAGTCTTCGAGAAGACGATAATGCAGCCAGTACTGGTTTACGGCACCGAGTTCGAGAAAGAGCGCTTCGTTAAGCTGCTCGATGACCTTTGCGTCGCCTTTCAATATCCGCCCTCCGGTTTTCTTCATGGAATTGTCTGAGGCGGGTCATGAAATCAAATATCTCGGCTTCCGTCGAGTGGCGGCTGGCGTGATATTCTTCGGTGGTGCGGATGATGATGTCGACGACGTTGGGGAAGCAGCCGCAGCAACGGCCGCGCTTTTCCATCGCATGATAAACTTTCGCCGGCACGATCAGCTGCCAGCAGTCCTCGTCGAGGAGGCTGATGATCGTGTCTTCGATCTCTTTTTCACTGATGAAATTGCAACTGCAAACCAGCATTTCGTCTTGCCTGTGACACGCAACGCTCTGATTTTCCGATAAAGCAAAAGAGGATATTTGCCGTCAACAAAAAACTCCTCTCCGTAAAGTTGAAGGGTGCTTTAGATCGATTCTAGACTTGACGAAAATCACCGCGTTTTCAGCACATTAGAGAATTCTAAGGAGACTGTTTTTCCTCCAGAACTTGCAATTTCGACGTCGCAAGCTGCGACATTTTTACACAGTTCAGGCTGCACGACAGCAATCTCCTAGAGAGACATCGATGCGATAGCGGGCGATGTTCAATGGAAATTGCGACCTCTCGGCATGACCTCGGCCACGTCGCTCCCCGCATCGCCCTTTGGCGCCGCATCGGCAGAGAGGCCCAAACGCAATTGCCGGAGCTTCTTCTTGTCGCGAGCATCGGCGCTCGGCCGCAAGGTCTCGTCCGTCCGATCGTTGGCGCCGAAACGCCGCGCTTCCTTGCGCAGGAGGCCGAGCATCGGCGTTATATCCTCGAGGTGATCGGCGACCACGTGAATAACACCGCTTTGGCTCTGTAAGCGGCCGCGCACCCTCACAAGCCGCGACCCCATGACCTGCGGCCGGTATTTCTGGAATGTCTTTTCCCAGACGATGATATTGGCAATCCCGGTCTCGTCCTCGATCGTCATGAAGATGACGCCCTTGGCCGAACCTGGCCGCTGGCGGACGAGCACAAGGCCGGCCACAGTCACCCATTTCCCTGTTGCCGTCCTCGCCAGATCTCGATTGCGAAGAATACCCATTCGCGCGAAATCCTCGCGCATGAAGGAAACCGGATGCGCTTTCAGGGAGAGCGTCAGGTAGCGGTAGTCATGGATGACATGTTCGCCTGCGGGCATGTCGGGAAGAGTAACTGCGGGCTCGGCCTGCAGATCCGCAGAACCCGCCCCACCGAAAAGCGGCAGACGCTCGACCGCCGACTGCTCATCCAAAGCCTTCACCGCCCAAAGGGCCGCGCGCCGATCAAGACCGATGGAGCGGAAGGCATCGGCATCCGCAAGGCGTTCCAGGACTGAACGGGTCAGTCCGGACCGGGTCCAGAGATCGTGAACGGAGCGGTATCCCTCCCCTCGATGCGCAACGAGCGCCTCCATATCCGTTTGGCTCAGCCCCTTGATCAGCCGGAAACCAAGCCGGACGGCCTTCTTGGACTTGATGACCTCCCGCATTTCGGCGTGACGCGGGTCAACGGCATCCTTGTTGAACAGCCCTTCGCCTTCGAGCAGGGCGTCCCAGTCCGAATGGTTGATATCGACCGGCAACACCTTGACCCCGTGTTCGCGGGCATCGCGCACCAATTGCGCCGGCGCATAAAAGCCCATCGGCTGCGAATTCAGGAGGGCCGCGCAGAAGATATCTGGGTAATAGGTCTTGAACCAGGACGAGGCATAGACGAGCGAGGCGAAGGAGGCGGCATGGCTTTCGGGAAAGCCGTATTCGCCAAAACCCTTGATCTGGTTGAAGCAGCGCTCGGCAAACTCCCTCTCGTACCCGTTCGCGACCATGCCTTCGATCATCTTCCGCTCGAAGGTATGGATCGTGCCGGTCCGCTTGAAGGTCGCCATGGCGCGGCGCAGGCGATCCGCCTCGCTCGGCGAAAAGCCGGCGGCGGTGATCGCGATCTGCATCGCCTGTTCCTGGAACAGCGGCACGCCCAGCGTCCTTTCGAGAACCACTTTCAATTCCGGGCTCGGATAGTCGACCGGCTCCTTTCTTTCCCGCTGCGCCTCGCGCCGCTTCAGATAGGGATGCACCATGTTGCCCTGGATGGGGCCGGGACGAACGATTGCGACCTCGATCACCAGATCGTACATCTCGCGCGGCTGCAGGCGCGGCAACATGCTCATCTGCGCCCGGCTTTCGATCTGGAAGACGCCGACCGTATCGGCGCGGCATATCATGTCGTACACGGCCTTCTGCTGATCCTGATAGATTTCGGCCAGTATTCTCTCTTCCTCATAATGCGCCTCGAGGAGCTTGAAGGCCTTGGCGAGACAGGTGAGCATACCGAGCGCCAGCACGTCGACCTTGAGGATTTTCAATTGATCGAGATCGTCCTTGTCCCATTCGATCATGTAGCGGTCGGGCATGGCCGTGTTCATGATCGGCACGACTTCATCGAGCCTGTCACGGGTCATCACGAAGCCGCCCACATGCTGCGACAGGTGCCGCGGAAAGTTCATGAGCAGGCTGGCATAGGCAAGAACGCGTTTGGTGAGTGGGTCCGCCGCGTCGAGGCCCGCGCCTCTCGCCTGCTCTTCGGTGAAGGGCGAGGTCCCCCAGCCCCAGATCGAACTGACGAGAGCCGACTGCACATCCTCCGAAAGGCCGAAGGCCTTGGCGACCTCGCGCCCGGCGGAGCGCGAGCGATAGCTGATCACCGCGGCAGTGAGGCCCGCATGCTCCCTGCCATAGGTCCTGTAGATATATTGGATGACCTCTTCGCGCCGCTCGTGCTCGAAATCGACATCGATATCGGGCGGCTCGTCGCGGTCACGCGACAGGAAGCGGTCGAAGAGCAGCGTAAACTTCTGCGGATCGACATCGGTGATGCCGAGGCAGAAGCAGACCGAGGAATTGGCGGCGGACCCCCGCCCCTGGCAGAGAATGTGCTCACTGCGGGCGAACTTCACCAGCTTGTGGACGGTCAGGAAATAGGGCTCGTATTTCTTGTCGTGGATGAGCTCCAGCTCGTATTCGATCTGGCGTCTGACCTTTTCCGGCACGCCGTGGGGATAGCGTATCTCCGCGCCTTCCGCGACGAGCCTTCGCAAGCTTTCGGCCGGCGTCTCGCCTTCGGCGTTTTCATCCGGATATTGATGGCTGAGCTCGTCGAGGCTGAAGGCGAGCCGCTTGAAAAACTGGCGCGTATTGGCGATCGCCTCGGGGTAGTCGCTGAAAAGTCGCGCCATTTCCTTCGGCCCCTTCAGGTACCTTTCGGC includes:
- a CDS encoding murein hydrolase activator EnvC, which codes for MRPQRNRADLVPGARCGRRIGRGTAIAAVFLSMIGPAIAQDTNVGAPADTNAVKQGPPDPTADLKLRRDSTASELEALSKTISLSRERAESLEKTIAEIDKSNEALRAALVESAKKRQELDRQIADGERKLGDLRVKEDVVRRSLRGRRGVLAEVLAALQRMGRNPPPAVLVTPEDALASVRSAILLGAVVPEIREQTESLVADLKALANIRSGIATQRGELTAAMTASLEEERRMSMLVAEKEKLRQQNATELAAEQRKAEELALQATNLEGLIASLETEISSVREASAAARAEEEERRRMNEAEREAARELAKSAVPDKNRIAPAYVFSELRERLSYPAAGSLVRRFGDADGTGHSLQGIMLETNAGALVTTPADGWVVYAGSFRSYGQMIILNPGDGYHIVLAGMESVSVRPGQFVVAGEPVATMGAKRVASAAALTLETDRPTLYIEFRKDGKPVDSRPWWTVAEVGKARNDT
- the rsfS gene encoding ribosome silencing factor, with translation MLVLFIWKGKTLTTAHAKGYAVSAFPRRAEASDEAAVRALQLVLESLEDSKAENIVTIDIAGKSALGDFMVVVSGRSNRHVMAIADHLITDLKDDGFGNARVEGLEGGDWVLIDTGDVIVHIFRPEIREFYNIEKMWAAPEIEDGTLH
- a CDS encoding S41 family peptidase translates to MIRRASLVLVGALMGATAMGVVYSATIPAVAANSSTYRELAIFGDVFERVRAQYVTPPQDDKLIENAINGMLSSLDPHSSYMNSADAEDMRTQTRGEFGGLGIEVTMEEDLVKVTSPIDDTPAARAGVLAGDFISKIDGQDVRGLKLEEAVDKMRGAVGTPIKLTILRKGADKPIELTIVRDVIAVRAVKVRTEGDVGYLRVISFTEKTFDDLKKGIEKIKAEVPADKLKGYVLDLRLNPGGLLDQAINVSDAFLERGEVVSTRGRNPDETRRFNATPGDLADGKPVIVLVNGGSASASEIVAGALQDLKRATVLGTRSFGKGSVQTIIPLGDAGALRLTTALYYTPSGKSIQGTGITPDVKVEQPLPPELLGKVEAQGESNLRGHIPGQNETDEGSGSVAYVPPEAKDDIQLNYALDLLRGKKTDPAFPANPEQAELKK
- the bfr gene encoding bacterioferritin, with product MKGDAKVIEQLNEALFLELGAVNQYWLHYRLLEDWGYTLLAKKERAESIEEMHHADKLIARIIFLEGHPNLQTVAPLRIGQNVREVLKADLAGEYDARTAYKNSRDICHAAGDYVSMKLFEELLADEEGHIDFLETQLDLLDKIGEEKYGQLNAASADEAE
- a CDS encoding divergent polysaccharide deacetylase family protein, coding for MGTDLNAPLGQNRKEKPARKRDLGRVLRYSGLSLGALAVVGFSVWSALFPDGLRRRPATPAATEAIAVADEKPAAGEPDRGKDTGALGRSGALAGAHVEKVLTDDGATVTKYTPRSRESDGPALINVGPRGQDPRMAALPNEDLLEDGPGRLPIIGPDGLRPMDQYARPWSGARGTRIAIVVGGLGLSQTGTQRAIRDLPPEVTLAFAAAGNSLRRWMQDARRDGHEILLQVPMEPFDFPNNDPGPHALSVSAGAKKNLAELHRSMGQITNYTGIMNYLGGRFLSDADALEPVMRDLGKRGLLFLDDGTSAQSLSGTLAGAFDVPHGFADLVLDGELSRSAILRRLDELERIARRNGTAIGVASAFEESVAAIGDWMEESQGRGIEFVGVAALVKDPQQN
- a CDS encoding (2Fe-2S)-binding protein, translated to MLVCSCNFISEKEIEDTIISLLDEDCWQLIVPAKVYHAMEKRGRCCGCFPNVVDIIIRTTEEYHASRHSTEAEIFDFMTRLRQFHEENRRADIERRRKGHRAA
- a CDS encoding error-prone DNA polymerase, with protein sequence MSADPVFHELGARTNFSFLEGAAPAEEMIVFAKKVGLSGLGIADRNSVAGVVRAHAKAKMEGFPFQPGARLSFTDDTPDILAYPKNRRGWGHLCRLLSAGNLRSKKGECTLYLADLLEWQEELLLIVMQGEGRPEPETLGALLEKLREHAGNRLYLGMTPRYDGFDRHDFAVLATVARKHGIRLLATNDALYHDPHYRPLADVVTAIREHVTIASAGFLIQKNAERYLKGPKEMARLFSDYPEAIANTRQFFKRLAFSLDELSHQYPDENAEGETPAESLRRLVAEGAEIRYPHGVPEKVRRQIEYELELIHDKKYEPYFLTVHKLVKFARSEHILCQGRGSAANSSVCFCLGITDVDPQKFTLLFDRFLSRDRDEPPDIDVDFEHERREEVIQYIYRTYGREHAGLTAAVISYRSRSAGREVAKAFGLSEDVQSALVSSIWGWGTSPFTEEQARGAGLDAADPLTKRVLAYASLLMNFPRHLSQHVGGFVMTRDRLDEVVPIMNTAMPDRYMIEWDKDDLDQLKILKVDVLALGMLTCLAKAFKLLEAHYEEERILAEIYQDQQKAVYDMICRADTVGVFQIESRAQMSMLPRLQPREMYDLVIEVAIVRPGPIQGNMVHPYLKRREAQRERKEPVDYPSPELKVVLERTLGVPLFQEQAMQIAITAAGFSPSEADRLRRAMATFKRTGTIHTFERKMIEGMVANGYEREFAERCFNQIKGFGEYGFPESHAASFASLVYASSWFKTYYPDIFCAALLNSQPMGFYAPAQLVRDAREHGVKVLPVDINHSDWDALLEGEGLFNKDAVDPRHAEMREVIKSKKAVRLGFRLIKGLSQTDMEALVAHRGEGYRSVHDLWTRSGLTRSVLERLADADAFRSIGLDRRAALWAVKALDEQSAVERLPLFGGAGSADLQAEPAVTLPDMPAGEHVIHDYRYLTLSLKAHPVSFMREDFARMGILRNRDLARTATGKWVTVAGLVLVRQRPGSAKGVIFMTIEDETGIANIIVWEKTFQKYRPQVMGSRLVRVRGRLQSQSGVIHVVADHLEDITPMLGLLRKEARRFGANDRTDETLRPSADARDKKKLRQLRLGLSADAAPKGDAGSDVAEVMPRGRNFH
- the rlmH gene encoding 23S rRNA (pseudouridine(1915)-N(3))-methyltransferase RlmH; the protein is MRIGLFAVGRLKAGPEKDLAGRYLDRFAKAGPAVGLELARVVEVNESRAANAETRKREEAAQLEKALADGSLLVLLDERGKTLDSEAFASLLGTFRDSGKRDLMIAIGGADGLDPALHSRADSVLCLGKMTWPHQLVRILIAEQLYRAVTILSGHPYHRA
- a CDS encoding RNA pyrophosphohydrolase, producing the protein MGKDKDRILKAEDLPYRPCVGAMVLNHEGLVWAGHRLAVGNSEYDGSPQLWQMPQGGIDDGEDPLKAAYRELYEETGIRSVSLIAEAPDWINYDLPPHLIGIGLKGKYRGQRQRWYAFRFEGDESEIAINPPPGGHDPEFDAWEWKPMHELPGLIVPFKRKVYEQVVAAFSHLVR